A section of the Bacillus pumilus genome encodes:
- a CDS encoding YvrJ family protein, which produces METFFSEEWLKQLGQAGFPAILTVYLLTRFERKFDELSKLIQRLVAVQKNDESD; this is translated from the coding sequence ATGGAGACCTTTTTTTCGGAGGAATGGCTGAAGCAGCTCGGTCAAGCTGGCTTTCCTGCCATTTTGACAGTTTACTTGCTGACACGTTTTGAACGAAAGTTTGATGAATTAAGCAAACTCATCCAACGATTGGTCGCTGTTCAAAAAAATGATGAATCAGATTGA
- a CDS encoding sigma-70 family RNA polymerase sigma factor produces the protein MDYRLLLKAKWNEIIDHPLIQQFLSNPKNQQLLRQVMEEPNEENAKKLDSEFKQFYQKIRIIKYISTMIRIFSVDFDKRVKKKQQRFPLILDHPDTQEVKDPVQTDTYEAVLFNQQDLGEHLQDKRLYKAYQQLTDKQKMVLTHIYVEGQTMKEIADRLGETRQNISNIHKKALNKLKEETGGDVRERRKNDEWRNGRTH, from the coding sequence ATGGATTATCGGCTGTTATTGAAAGCAAAATGGAATGAAATCATTGATCACCCACTCATTCAGCAATTTTTAAGCAACCCTAAAAACCAGCAGCTGCTCCGGCAAGTCATGGAAGAGCCAAACGAAGAAAATGCGAAAAAACTAGATTCCGAGTTCAAGCAGTTTTATCAAAAAATCCGCATCATCAAGTATATTTCCACAATGATCCGCATCTTTTCAGTCGACTTTGACAAACGAGTCAAAAAAAAGCAGCAGCGTTTTCCGCTCATACTCGATCATCCTGATACGCAAGAAGTGAAAGATCCTGTTCAAACAGATACGTATGAAGCCGTGCTCTTCAACCAGCAAGACTTAGGGGAGCACCTGCAAGACAAAAGATTGTACAAGGCCTACCAGCAGCTCACAGACAAACAAAAAATGGTCTTAACCCATATTTATGTTGAAGGTCAAACAATGAAAGAAATAGCCGACCGGCTAGGCGAAACGAGACAAAACATCTCAAACATCCACAAAAAAGCGCTCAACAAACTAAAAGAAGAAACAGGGGGAGATGTCCGTGAACGAAGAAAAAATGACGAATGGAGAAATGGAAGAACTCATTGA
- the rsoA gene encoding sigma-O factor regulator RsoA yields the protein MSVNEEKMTNGEMEELIETFTPMIKKKLQNTAYQEREDLEQELYIKLIEKIDRLIYQEGPGFWEFIVEYMTKL from the coding sequence ATGTCCGTGAACGAAGAAAAAATGACGAATGGAGAAATGGAAGAACTCATTGAAACCTTCACACCCATGATCAAAAAGAAACTACAAAACACGGCATATCAAGAAAGAGAAGACCTCGAACAAGAACTCTATATCAAACTTATCGAAAAAATAGACCGGCTAATTTACCAAGAAGGACCTGGATTTTGGGAGTTTATTGTGGAATATATGACGAAGTTGTAA
- a CDS encoding metal-dependent hydrolase: MDTGTHVVMGISLGGLALLDPAVSADPHMAHAVMIATIAGSQAPDIDTVLKLKNNAVYIRNHRGFTHSIPAVLFWSLLIPAVIFPFVPGANLLHLWLWTLLAVVLHVFVDIFNAYGTQAIRPFSKKWVALGIINTFDPFIFFTHLVAIVVWAIGGHPGYTFITLYAVIFCYYIVRVIMQLQIKRQLRARFDEIEDIIISPTMKFRQWRIAVKCKSSFHVGRSMNGEVVILDTFNRVPVPDTEIMKIAKQDENISAFLSFSPVYRWEVDKYKDHYEVRFIDLRYRSKGHYPFVAICHIDMDHQIKNSYTGWIFSEEKLQKKLRLGSV; encoded by the coding sequence TTGGATACTGGTACTCATGTAGTAATGGGCATTTCTCTTGGGGGACTTGCACTTTTAGATCCAGCCGTCAGCGCAGATCCACACATGGCACATGCCGTGATGATCGCGACCATCGCCGGCTCCCAAGCACCAGATATTGATACTGTGCTAAAACTAAAAAATAATGCAGTTTATATAAGAAATCACCGAGGATTTACACATTCCATTCCAGCTGTACTGTTTTGGTCATTGCTAATTCCGGCTGTGATTTTCCCATTCGTGCCGGGGGCGAATTTACTTCACCTCTGGTTATGGACACTATTAGCCGTTGTGCTTCATGTGTTTGTCGACATATTCAATGCATACGGCACACAGGCCATTCGTCCATTTTCAAAGAAGTGGGTAGCGCTTGGGATCATTAACACGTTCGATCCATTCATCTTTTTTACACACCTTGTCGCCATTGTCGTTTGGGCGATTGGCGGACATCCTGGCTATACTTTTATTACGCTGTATGCCGTGATTTTCTGTTATTATATCGTCAGGGTGATTATGCAGCTTCAAATTAAACGTCAGCTGCGTGCACGATTTGATGAAATTGAAGACATTATTATTTCGCCTACGATGAAGTTCAGACAATGGCGCATTGCCGTGAAATGTAAATCCTCTTTCCATGTTGGGCGCAGTATGAATGGAGAGGTCGTCATTTTAGACACCTTTAACCGGGTGCCGGTCCCTGACACCGAAATTATGAAAATTGCTAAGCAAGATGAAAACATTTCAGCCTTTCTCTCCTTCTCCCCTGTCTATCGGTGGGAAGTGGATAAATACAAGGATCATTATGAGGTGCGGTTCATTGATTTACGCTACCGCAGCAAAGGTCACTATCCTTTCGTCGCGATCTGCCATATCGACATGGACCACCAAATCAAAAATTCCTATACTGGCTGGATTTTCAGTGAAGAAAAACTGCAAAAAAAATTAAGACTCGGCTCTGTGTGA